From Tiliqua scincoides isolate rTilSci1 chromosome 2, rTilSci1.hap2, whole genome shotgun sequence, the proteins below share one genomic window:
- the LOC136639183 gene encoding class I histocompatibility antigen, F10 alpha chain-like: PARLPAGSASHSLRYFQTGVSEPGPGLPRFVVVGYVDGQLFTHYDSDTRREMSRAPWMEKVTREDPQYWRQQTDISRDEEAIFRVNVQKLMERYNQSGGLHTYQHRYGCELSEGGRKRGFQQYGYDGRDFISFDPDTLTWTAADAVAQLSKRKWEAQPGFAHSWKVYLEEECPEWLRKYLRYGAEALQRKEPPIVKVTRKDSQQGLETLLCRAHGFYPKEIDVTWRKDGKVRQEDAFHGVVSPNPDGTYYTGLSIEVNPKERSRYRCHVEHDGLQDPLDVTVKGSGGRKGP; the protein is encoded by the exons CCCGCCCGTCTGCCCGCAGGCTCGGCGTCCCACTCGCTGCGCTACTTCCAGACGGGGGTGTCGGAGCCCGGCCCGGGGCTGCCGCGCTTCGTGGTCGTGGGCTACGTGGACGGGCAGCTCTTCACGCACTACGACAGCGACACCAGGCGCGAGATGTCTCGGGCGCCCTGGATGGAGAAGGTGACCCGGGAGGACCCCCAGTACTGGCGGCAGCAGACGGACATCTCGCGGGACGAGGAGGCGATCTTCAGAGTGAACGTGCAGAAGTTAATGGAGCGCTACAACCAGAGCGGAG GCCTCCACACCTATCAGCACAGGTACGGCTGCGAGCTGAGCGAGGGCGGACGGAAAAGAGGATTCCAGCAGTACGGCTACGACGGGCGGGACTTCATCTCCTTCGACCCGGACACCCTCACCTGGACGGCGGCAGACGCAGTAGCCCAGCTCAGCAAGAGGAAGTGGGAGGCCCAGCCGGGCTTCGCCCACTCCTGGAAGGTCTACCTGGAGGAGGAGTGCCCGGAGTGGCTGCGGAAGTATCTGCGCTACGGGGCGGAGGCGCTGCAGAGGAAAG AGCCCCCCATAGTAAAGGTGACCCGTAAGGACAGCCAGCAGGGCTTGGAGACCCTCCTCTGCCGGGCCCACGGCTTCTACCCCAAGGAGATCGATgtcacctggaggaaggatgggaaggTCAGGCAGGAGGATGCGTTCCATGGGGTTGTCAGCCCCAACCCGGATGGAACTTACTACACCGGGCTGAGCATTGAGGTTAATCCCAAGGAGAGGAGCCGCTACCGGTGCCATGTGGAACATGATGGGCTGCaggaccctctggatgtgaccgtGAAGGGGTCTG ggggaagaaaaggtCCTTAG